A stretch of the Streptomyces sp. NBC_00654 genome encodes the following:
- a CDS encoding mandelate racemase/muconate lactonizing enzyme family protein, with amino-acid sequence MLTVNRTRPAGPAGRITRVETLMLGTSWRDFGYVRVHTDEGLSGIGEITHPYRVGEVCALTEAIARRHLIGADPFDIEELWLRVYQGDFLRGGDMGGVALSGLDQAMYDLMGKALGVPAYRLTGGACRDTVRVYANGWYTGEREPETFAAKAKETVAKGFTALKFDPFGPGLHELERAELRRSVDLVAAVREAIGPDIDLFIEGHARFAMPTAARLVRELEPFDIGWFEEPMPWTHIERYAELRQRAAFPISGGEHFHNRYEYKQLFATNAVDIIQPDLSMAGGFTEVRKLAAIADTHGMLVAPHNSNSPLCTTVSVHAALGIPNFKILETFDGLLEPFVFEALKGTLPMADGHIGLPTAPGLGVELVDEVFEEHPPSHRFWNMFADGWEKRNRT; translated from the coding sequence ATGCTCACCGTCAACCGCACCCGCCCCGCCGGCCCCGCCGGGCGGATCACCCGCGTCGAGACCCTGATGCTCGGCACCTCCTGGCGGGACTTCGGCTATGTCCGGGTCCACACCGACGAGGGACTCAGCGGCATCGGCGAGATCACCCACCCCTACCGGGTGGGCGAGGTCTGCGCGCTCACCGAGGCGATCGCCAGGCGCCACCTCATCGGCGCCGACCCCTTCGACATCGAGGAGCTCTGGCTCCGCGTCTACCAGGGCGACTTCCTGCGTGGCGGCGACATGGGCGGCGTCGCCCTGTCCGGTCTCGACCAGGCCATGTACGACCTGATGGGCAAGGCGCTCGGAGTCCCCGCCTACCGGCTGACCGGTGGCGCCTGCCGCGACACCGTCCGGGTCTACGCCAACGGCTGGTACACCGGCGAGCGGGAGCCCGAGACCTTCGCGGCCAAGGCGAAGGAGACCGTGGCGAAGGGCTTCACCGCGCTCAAGTTCGACCCCTTCGGTCCAGGTCTGCACGAGCTGGAGCGCGCCGAACTGCGCCGCTCCGTCGATCTGGTGGCCGCCGTCCGCGAGGCCATCGGCCCGGACATCGACCTCTTCATCGAGGGCCACGCCCGCTTCGCCATGCCGACCGCCGCGCGGCTGGTGCGGGAGCTGGAGCCGTTCGACATCGGCTGGTTCGAGGAGCCGATGCCCTGGACCCACATCGAGCGGTACGCGGAACTGCGCCAGCGGGCCGCCTTCCCGATCTCCGGCGGTGAGCACTTCCACAACCGCTACGAGTACAAGCAGCTCTTCGCGACCAACGCCGTCGACATCATCCAGCCCGACCTCTCGATGGCCGGCGGCTTCACCGAGGTAAGGAAACTGGCCGCGATCGCCGATACCCACGGCATGCTCGTAGCCCCGCACAACTCCAACTCGCCGCTCTGCACCACGGTCTCCGTGCACGCGGCGCTCGGAATCCCCAACTTCAAGATCCTGGAGACCTTCGACGGGCTGCTGGAGCCCTTCGTCTTCGAGGCGCTGAAGGGCACCCTGCCGATGGCGGACGGCCACATCGGCCTGCCGACCGCCCCCGGCCTCGGCGTCGAACTCGTCGACGAGGTCTTCGAGGAGCACCCGCCCAGCCACCGCTTCTGGAACATGTTCGCGGACGGCTGGGAGAAGCGGAACCGGACATGA
- a CDS encoding aspartate aminotransferase family protein, whose translation MSSGPVGNESGARLAERARQVVPGGVNSGQRSVPGLTDLVVTGTDGARFRTADGREYTDFHSAFGPPLLGHNDPDVARATAEAGATLGHMGVGVTEGEVLLAEQLTELIPSIEKVLLTSTGSEATFHALRVSRAATGRRLVVKFQGCYHGWHDSVSLNVISAPEKVGGHDPISTGILPEVLEATLVLPFNDSEAVRRTFAEHGSDIAAVIVEPVPHNVGALLPYQEFLTTLREETTKAGSVLIFDEVITGFRHSTGGWQQISGVTPDLTTLGKAIANGAPVGAIGGRADLMDLFSTRPGAPAFFAGTYNGHPSVVAAALATLRKLREEPVHEHVFRLGDRVRTELTALYGRLGVPAVVTGYGSVFVSYFMPGEAPRTYADLLNNDASLFVGYRRKLLEHGLFELPLNLKRSHISYAHTDADVDRLIEGTEAAVKAVLADGGARDLENTSTMGGATR comes from the coding sequence ATGAGTTCAGGCCCGGTGGGCAACGAATCCGGAGCCCGACTCGCCGAGCGCGCCCGCCAGGTCGTACCCGGCGGCGTGAACAGCGGTCAGCGCAGCGTTCCCGGACTGACCGACCTGGTGGTCACCGGCACCGACGGCGCGCGGTTCCGTACCGCCGACGGACGCGAGTACACCGACTTCCACTCGGCGTTCGGCCCGCCGCTGCTCGGCCACAACGACCCCGACGTGGCCCGTGCCACCGCCGAAGCGGGCGCCACCCTCGGCCACATGGGCGTCGGTGTCACCGAGGGCGAGGTCCTCCTCGCCGAACAGCTCACCGAGCTGATCCCCTCGATCGAGAAGGTCCTGCTCACCAGCACCGGCAGCGAGGCCACGTTCCACGCGCTGCGCGTCTCCCGCGCCGCCACCGGCCGCCGCCTCGTCGTCAAGTTCCAGGGCTGCTACCACGGCTGGCACGACTCGGTCAGCCTCAACGTGATCTCCGCCCCCGAGAAGGTCGGCGGCCACGACCCGATCTCGACCGGCATCCTGCCCGAGGTCCTCGAAGCCACCCTCGTCCTGCCGTTCAACGACAGCGAGGCCGTCCGCCGCACCTTCGCCGAGCACGGCTCCGACATCGCCGCCGTCATCGTCGAGCCCGTCCCGCACAACGTCGGCGCCCTCCTGCCGTACCAGGAGTTCCTCACCACGCTCCGCGAGGAGACCACCAAGGCCGGCAGCGTCCTGATCTTCGACGAGGTCATCACCGGCTTCCGGCACAGCACCGGCGGCTGGCAGCAGATCTCCGGCGTCACCCCCGACCTCACCACCCTCGGCAAGGCGATCGCCAACGGCGCCCCCGTGGGCGCGATCGGCGGCCGCGCCGACCTGATGGACCTCTTCTCCACCCGCCCCGGCGCCCCCGCCTTCTTCGCCGGTACGTACAACGGACACCCCTCCGTCGTCGCCGCCGCCCTCGCCACCCTGCGCAAGCTCCGCGAGGAGCCGGTCCACGAGCACGTCTTCCGGCTCGGCGACCGGGTCCGTACCGAACTGACCGCCCTGTACGGACGCCTCGGCGTCCCGGCCGTCGTCACCGGCTACGGCTCCGTCTTCGTCAGCTACTTCATGCCGGGCGAGGCCCCCCGTACCTACGCCGACCTGCTGAACAACGACGCCTCGCTCTTCGTCGGCTACCGCCGCAAGCTCCTGGAGCACGGTCTGTTCGAGCTGCCGCTCAACCTCAAGCGCAGCCACATCAGCTACGCCCACACCGACGCCGACGTCGACCGCCTGATCGAGGGCACCGAGGCGGCCGTCAAGGCGGTGCTCGCCGACGGAGGCGCCCGCGACCTGGAGAACACTTCCACCATGGGCGGAGCGACCCGCTGA
- a CDS encoding IclR family transcriptional regulator, giving the protein MTNSAAQEEPKYWVKSVARAADILEALAAPAQGNGLSVTEVGQACSISKSAAFGMLQTLRAYGLVSDDGEGMNRRYRLGMSLARLGDRARSQVSLRGVAHPVLRDLTALTEMASRLAVPEDGHAVVVDQVELDQRVRLDLRMGQRELPHCTGLGKALLSAVPQSEAAAVIERFGLPRRTARTITDPATFLSHLRDIARVGYALDDEEDAEGIICIGAPVFDDRSVCAGAVSITGLKLGLPAWRYQELGGQVRDAARRISVSLGWVDDTAGSVSDTVQAHSDEIRS; this is encoded by the coding sequence ATGACGAACAGTGCTGCCCAAGAAGAACCGAAGTACTGGGTCAAGAGCGTGGCCAGGGCAGCGGACATCCTCGAAGCGCTCGCCGCCCCCGCCCAGGGGAACGGCCTGAGCGTCACCGAGGTCGGCCAGGCCTGCTCCATCTCCAAGAGCGCCGCCTTCGGCATGCTCCAGACCCTGCGCGCGTACGGACTCGTCTCGGACGACGGCGAAGGGATGAACCGGCGCTACCGGCTCGGCATGAGCCTGGCCAGACTCGGCGACCGGGCCCGCTCCCAGGTCTCCCTGCGCGGCGTCGCCCACCCCGTCCTGCGCGATCTCACCGCGCTGACCGAGATGGCCTCCCGGCTCGCCGTTCCCGAGGACGGGCACGCCGTGGTGGTGGACCAGGTCGAGCTGGACCAGCGGGTCCGGCTGGACCTGCGGATGGGACAGCGCGAGCTGCCGCACTGCACGGGGCTGGGAAAGGCCCTGCTGTCCGCCGTGCCGCAGAGCGAGGCCGCCGCGGTGATCGAGCGGTTCGGGCTGCCCCGGCGTACGGCGCGGACCATCACCGACCCGGCCACGTTCCTGTCCCACCTGCGCGACATCGCCCGGGTCGGATACGCCCTGGACGACGAGGAGGACGCCGAGGGGATCATCTGCATCGGCGCGCCGGTCTTCGACGACCGTTCGGTGTGCGCGGGCGCGGTCAGCATCACCGGCCTCAAGCTCGGCCTGCCGGCCTGGCGCTACCAGGAACTGGGAGGTCAGGTGCGCGACGCGGCCCGGCGGATCAGCGTGTCGCTGGGCTGGGTCGACGACACCGCCGGATCCGTGTCCGACACGGTTCAGGCGCATTCCGACGAAATCAGGTCTTGA
- a CDS encoding peptidase C14, with the protein MSVPTSPTPAQSSRRNLLRASGLAGLVVAGSAVATGSAQAAPGHTGEVTRADTVTALRALNTKHLTEGTVVLVAGHHTPGDGGAMAVRWNRTSEAAHNGGTVITPAKKPATGRWHQLHTGTVDFRTFGHFDAETPADTALDAMINDPAIHRIEAHTDLLFTKRHLFDRSHIELDFGGHTIRTEGIEKNTHDNPFGAVLSFRGTPTDTTHTHKLSAPMPDLSDLFEVGDSGKFAVGQWWAVESDALTGKYEKEIQRLVQVTGIVDGTHIRVNYQIGWDLAAGRTLSWTRIEPVDRAHVRNMVFEGWGEDEMTGSHPVAYEYAVRCDVSGIEAIGTFWPVVMRRWCTYYRTEQCSLTNPKSVTYGGAGYLTQQIYCLYGHVEDCHTSNARHLNDFTASAYCYVTNCHGDGDDEGPFVTHGQFEHDLVYTGNSGLMTFANSGAAWGGRAKRITVRRHACSWFVARVKITDLTLEDVLVVGKKSLAGSGMLWVNADGVQLRGCTATGPLIVSRASDLSTRPNVIADSSFAFAAGAEITQANVSAPVTIARTVLKGVDGAVFNGTGPLVLDQCTLSGSKDTAPVSLAHADITVHGGELRDTGLKLTSAKDQRLRVDGTRINGTNKDAALLSRTGTGRTVDWQLAGLDSTAPAGTAHVLVTEGPNRYRATGSTFTGGRLELRPAAFAGSGSHLLHTGCVETGTERTALPDEGDRVAHTAATLRF; encoded by the coding sequence ATGAGCGTTCCCACCAGTCCCACCCCCGCGCAGTCCAGCCGTCGCAATCTGCTGCGGGCTTCGGGTCTCGCCGGTCTGGTCGTGGCCGGTTCGGCCGTGGCCACCGGTTCCGCGCAGGCCGCTCCCGGACACACCGGCGAGGTCACCCGCGCCGACACGGTCACCGCCCTGCGGGCCCTGAACACCAAACACCTCACCGAGGGCACCGTGGTCCTCGTCGCCGGCCACCACACCCCCGGCGACGGCGGAGCGATGGCCGTCCGCTGGAACCGCACCTCCGAAGCCGCCCACAACGGCGGCACCGTCATCACCCCCGCCAAGAAGCCCGCCACCGGCCGCTGGCACCAGCTCCACACCGGAACCGTCGACTTCCGCACCTTCGGCCACTTCGACGCCGAAACCCCCGCCGACACCGCACTCGACGCGATGATCAACGACCCCGCTATCCACCGCATCGAGGCCCACACCGACCTCCTGTTCACCAAACGCCACCTCTTCGACCGCTCCCACATCGAACTCGACTTCGGCGGCCACACCATCCGCACCGAAGGCATCGAGAAGAACACCCACGACAACCCCTTCGGCGCCGTCCTCTCCTTCCGCGGCACCCCCACCGACACCACGCACACCCACAAGCTGAGTGCGCCGATGCCGGACCTGTCCGACCTCTTCGAGGTCGGCGACTCGGGGAAGTTCGCGGTCGGCCAGTGGTGGGCCGTGGAGAGCGACGCGCTGACGGGGAAGTACGAGAAGGAGATCCAGCGCCTCGTCCAGGTGACCGGGATCGTGGACGGTACCCACATCCGGGTCAACTACCAGATCGGCTGGGACCTGGCCGCGGGCCGCACCCTGAGCTGGACCCGGATCGAGCCCGTCGACCGCGCCCATGTGCGCAACATGGTCTTCGAGGGCTGGGGCGAGGACGAGATGACCGGCTCACACCCGGTCGCGTACGAGTACGCGGTGCGCTGCGACGTCTCCGGGATCGAGGCGATCGGCACGTTCTGGCCGGTGGTCATGCGCCGCTGGTGCACGTACTACCGCACCGAGCAGTGCTCGCTCACCAACCCCAAGTCCGTCACCTACGGCGGCGCGGGCTATCTCACCCAGCAGATCTACTGCCTGTACGGGCACGTCGAGGACTGTCACACCTCCAACGCCCGTCACCTCAACGACTTCACGGCCTCCGCCTACTGCTACGTCACCAACTGCCACGGCGACGGTGACGACGAGGGCCCGTTCGTGACGCACGGTCAGTTCGAGCACGACCTCGTCTACACCGGCAACTCCGGTCTGATGACCTTCGCCAACTCCGGTGCCGCGTGGGGCGGTCGGGCCAAGCGGATCACGGTGCGCAGGCACGCCTGTTCCTGGTTCGTGGCCCGGGTCAAGATCACCGACCTGACCCTGGAGGACGTGCTCGTCGTCGGCAAGAAGTCGCTCGCCGGCTCCGGCATGCTCTGGGTCAACGCGGACGGGGTACAGCTGCGCGGCTGCACCGCCACCGGGCCGCTGATCGTCTCCCGGGCCTCGGACCTGTCCACCCGGCCCAATGTGATCGCCGACTCCTCGTTCGCCTTCGCCGCGGGTGCCGAGATCACCCAGGCCAATGTCTCCGCCCCGGTCACCATCGCGCGCACCGTGCTGAAGGGCGTCGACGGCGCGGTGTTCAACGGCACCGGGCCCCTCGTCCTCGACCAGTGCACGCTGTCCGGCTCCAAGGACACCGCCCCCGTCTCCCTCGCCCACGCGGACATCACGGTGCACGGCGGCGAGCTCCGCGACACCGGGCTGAAGCTGACCTCCGCGAAGGACCAGCGGCTGCGGGTCGACGGCACCCGGATCAACGGCACCAACAAGGACGCCGCTCTCCTGTCCCGTACCGGCACCGGCCGCACCGTCGACTGGCAGCTGGCCGGACTCGACTCCACCGCCCCCGCGGGCACCGCCCATGTGCTGGTGACCGAGGGACCCAACCGCTACCGGGCGACCGGGTCCACCTTCACCGGCGGGCGCCTGGAACTGCGGCCCGCGGCCTTCGCCGGCTCCGGCAGCCACCTGCTGCACACCGGCTGCGTCGAGACCGGCACCGAACGCACCGCGCTGCCCGACGAGGGCGACCGCGTCGCCCACACCGCGGCCACGCTGCGCTTCTGA
- a CDS encoding Gfo/Idh/MocA family protein translates to MSTHTPITGRPVRVALVGAGNRGLTYAEWIKAHPERAELVAVADPRPAARAAAGAPVEFDDWRPLVENRIADAVIVATQDRFHVEPVLALAEAGYAILAEKPLAPTEDETRRIVEGVERAGVLFAVCHVMRYTPYTDLVKSVVDSGVLGQLVSLDHLEPVGWWHYAHSYVRGPWRSEKDSSPMLLAKSCHDLDWITYVMGGRIEQVTGFGGLKHFRPENAPAGSADRCLDCAVESDCPYSALKLYMPTLREKGAVWPVTHVTEATDEAGLVQALREGPYGVCAYRSDNDVVDHQVIAMQLTDGVTATFQMVAFTEQTHRQTRIFGSHGWLRGDGERVTVQDFRTGETTVQELGASGSNAADGHGGGDAALVEAFVTAVATGDAGAVRSGPATSLGSHLAAFAAERARHTGTVQQVPVA, encoded by the coding sequence GTGTCCACGCACACCCCGATCACCGGCCGGCCCGTACGGGTCGCCCTCGTCGGCGCCGGAAACCGCGGTCTGACGTACGCCGAGTGGATCAAGGCCCACCCGGAGCGCGCCGAGCTCGTCGCCGTCGCCGACCCGCGTCCGGCCGCGCGGGCCGCAGCCGGCGCCCCCGTCGAGTTCGACGACTGGCGGCCGCTCGTCGAGAACCGCATCGCCGACGCCGTCATCGTCGCCACCCAGGACCGCTTCCATGTGGAGCCCGTCCTGGCCCTGGCCGAGGCCGGATACGCGATCCTCGCCGAGAAGCCGCTCGCCCCGACCGAGGACGAGACCCGGCGCATCGTCGAGGGCGTGGAGCGGGCCGGAGTCCTCTTCGCCGTCTGCCACGTCATGCGGTACACGCCCTACACCGACCTGGTGAAGAGCGTGGTGGACTCCGGCGTCCTCGGCCAGCTGGTCTCGCTCGACCATCTGGAGCCGGTCGGCTGGTGGCACTACGCCCACAGCTATGTGCGCGGCCCGTGGCGCAGCGAGAAGGACTCGTCCCCGATGCTGCTCGCCAAGTCCTGCCACGACCTGGACTGGATCACGTATGTGATGGGCGGCCGGATCGAGCAGGTCACCGGCTTCGGCGGGCTGAAGCACTTCCGGCCGGAGAACGCCCCGGCCGGCTCCGCCGACCGCTGTCTGGACTGCGCGGTGGAGTCCGACTGCCCGTACAGCGCGCTGAAGCTGTACATGCCCACGCTGCGCGAGAAGGGCGCGGTCTGGCCGGTCACCCATGTCACCGAGGCGACGGACGAGGCCGGTCTGGTACAGGCGCTGCGGGAGGGCCCGTACGGCGTGTGCGCGTACCGCAGCGACAACGACGTGGTCGACCACCAGGTCATCGCCATGCAGCTGACCGACGGGGTGACCGCCACCTTCCAGATGGTGGCGTTCACCGAGCAGACGCACCGCCAGACGCGGATCTTCGGCTCGCACGGCTGGCTGCGCGGTGACGGCGAGCGGGTCACCGTGCAGGACTTCCGGACGGGCGAGACGACCGTCCAGGAACTCGGCGCGTCCGGTTCGAACGCCGCCGACGGGCACGGCGGCGGGGACGCCGCGCTCGTGGAGGCGTTCGTCACCGCCGTCGCCACCGGGGACGCCGGGGCGGTCCGCTCCGGCCCCGCCACCTCTCTCGGCAGCCATCTGGCGGCGTTCGCCGCCGAACGCGCCCGCCACACCGGCACCGTCCAGCAGGTGCCCGTCGCATGA
- a CDS encoding extracellular solute-binding protein, which yields MSRAPKRRSRVRSLAAPVLATALATGVLAGCSSDSDGNTVTMWTYPVIFDEAKNKAYWDGLVKAFEKEHSGVKVKVETFPWANRDTALATAIASGKGPDAVYLIPDQLPKYAKNIVPADDYMPADAKADYTDFALTSVTYDGKALGTPVLTSANPLICDKRVFSAIGETSYPTTWAELEALAPKLKDKGFYATSYSGDTQQTLNMTFYPLLWQAGGDVFSEDGKKVTFNDAAGVKALTYLKKLVEGGYSDKDLVTTTPKLEQTPVAKGKVACTWQNTPADVEPFWGKENIVVQPPLKETESVGYGTVGALSMLKGADKKNTGDWLNFVAESKNAAGLQKGAGYFPARESGGDLYPGDALQKAVGATLPTMTVGPLEDKSREVMGVLAPEIQAALLGKKSPQQALDDSAKAAQAMLGR from the coding sequence ATGTCCCGTGCACCGAAGCGCCGTTCCAGAGTCCGTTCCCTCGCCGCCCCGGTCCTCGCCACCGCGCTGGCCACCGGCGTGCTGGCCGGCTGTTCCAGCGACAGCGACGGCAACACCGTCACCATGTGGACCTACCCCGTCATCTTCGACGAGGCCAAGAACAAGGCCTACTGGGACGGTCTGGTCAAGGCGTTCGAGAAGGAGCACTCCGGTGTCAAGGTGAAGGTGGAGACCTTCCCGTGGGCCAACCGTGACACCGCGCTGGCCACCGCGATCGCCTCGGGCAAGGGCCCGGACGCCGTGTACCTCATCCCGGACCAGCTGCCCAAGTACGCCAAGAACATCGTCCCGGCCGACGACTACATGCCGGCCGACGCCAAGGCGGACTACACCGACTTCGCCCTCACGTCCGTGACGTACGACGGCAAGGCGCTCGGCACCCCGGTCCTGACCAGCGCCAACCCGCTGATCTGCGACAAGCGGGTGTTCTCCGCCATCGGTGAGACCTCGTACCCGACGACCTGGGCGGAGCTGGAGGCCCTGGCCCCCAAGCTCAAGGACAAGGGCTTCTACGCCACCAGCTACAGCGGGGACACCCAGCAGACGCTGAACATGACCTTCTACCCGCTGCTGTGGCAGGCGGGCGGCGACGTCTTCTCCGAGGACGGCAAGAAGGTCACCTTCAACGACGCCGCCGGGGTCAAGGCGCTGACGTACCTGAAGAAGCTCGTCGAGGGCGGCTACAGCGACAAGGACCTGGTGACCACCACGCCGAAGCTGGAGCAGACGCCGGTCGCCAAGGGCAAGGTCGCCTGCACCTGGCAGAACACCCCGGCCGATGTCGAGCCGTTCTGGGGCAAGGAGAACATCGTCGTCCAGCCCCCGCTCAAGGAGACCGAGTCCGTCGGCTACGGCACCGTCGGCGCCCTGTCGATGCTCAAGGGCGCCGACAAGAAGAACACCGGCGACTGGCTGAACTTCGTCGCCGAGTCGAAGAACGCGGCCGGCCTCCAGAAGGGCGCGGGCTACTTCCCGGCCCGTGAGTCCGGCGGCGACCTCTACCCCGGTGACGCGCTCCAGAAGGCCGTCGGCGCGACGCTGCCGACGATGACGGTGGGCCCGCTGGAGGACAAGTCCCGCGAGGTCATGGGTGTGCTGGCGCCGGAGATCCAGGCGGCGCTGCTGGGCAAGAAGAGCCCGCAGCAGGCGCTCGACGACTCGGCCAAGGCCGCCCAGGCGATGCTCGGCCGCTAG
- a CDS encoding carbohydrate ABC transporter permease: MAVVAEPTRRGRRSGPQARREARIGLLFVLPCFLLFLAFRFGPGIAGVLMSFTDYSLTGGGSFIGLDNFTRLWDDPLFWQALKVTVLYTVLAVPGTLIASVSLALITRRAFRGAKFFRSVFFLPVVTSLVLAATVFVWIFSTGGPWSTLMGWFGMSEGSWLSDDVLVLPALAIVGVWSRFGYGMLILLARMQDIPRELEEAALTDGAGPWQRFRYIVLPQLKPALFFLAVIETTASFQVFDAVYTMTGGGPANASYTLVFQLYDAGFKYFDLGYAAAIGVALFVLTVVVAVIQRLVIGKDQ, translated from the coding sequence GTGGCAGTCGTCGCGGAACCAACCCGCCGGGGCCGTCGCAGCGGGCCGCAGGCGCGCCGCGAGGCCCGGATCGGCCTGCTCTTCGTCCTCCCGTGCTTCCTGCTCTTCCTCGCCTTCCGGTTCGGCCCCGGTATCGCCGGTGTGCTGATGAGCTTCACGGACTACTCGCTCACCGGCGGCGGCAGCTTCATCGGGCTCGACAACTTCACCCGCCTCTGGGACGACCCGCTGTTCTGGCAGGCGCTGAAGGTCACCGTCCTCTACACCGTGCTGGCCGTGCCCGGCACCCTGATCGCGTCCGTCTCCCTGGCGCTGATCACCCGCCGGGCGTTCCGCGGCGCGAAGTTCTTCCGGTCGGTGTTCTTCCTGCCGGTCGTCACCTCGCTGGTGCTGGCCGCCACCGTGTTCGTCTGGATCTTCTCGACCGGCGGCCCGTGGTCCACCCTGATGGGCTGGTTCGGGATGTCCGAGGGCTCCTGGCTCTCCGACGACGTCCTGGTGCTGCCCGCGCTGGCGATCGTCGGCGTCTGGTCCCGGTTCGGCTACGGGATGCTCATCCTGCTCGCCCGGATGCAGGACATCCCCCGGGAGCTGGAGGAGGCCGCCCTCACCGACGGCGCCGGGCCCTGGCAGCGGTTCCGGTACATCGTGCTGCCGCAGCTCAAGCCCGCCCTGTTCTTCCTCGCCGTGATCGAGACGACGGCCTCCTTCCAGGTCTTCGACGCCGTCTACACGATGACCGGCGGCGGCCCCGCCAACGCGAGTTACACGCTCGTCTTCCAGCTCTACGACGCGGGCTTCAAGTACTTCGACCTCGGTTACGCCGCCGCCATCGGCGTCGCGCTCTTCGTGCTGACCGTGGTGGTGGCCGTGATCCAGCGGCTCGTGATCGGGAAGGACCAGTGA
- a CDS encoding carbohydrate ABC transporter permease gives MRATPAGRIARGALLTVAAIVTIFPFYAMVVLSLKPSAAVEFPGSLLPWPLTGEAYDTVMNAQDVPRWLFNTLMYSVVSVVGVLLLASLAGYAFAKKRFPGREAMFWSFLSMVMVPYHVTMIPTFAMIAKMGGVDTYWGLIVPTLANAQAVFLMRQFIQRLPDELFEAARLDGCSEWQIFYRIVLPLLKPILATLGVFVFLWHWNDFLWPLVIGQSTDMRTLTVGIASLQQQNVPLNVVLSGSVIAFVPIFAAYLVGQRYFTEGVTASGIKG, from the coding sequence ATGCGCGCCACGCCGGCCGGGCGGATCGCCCGCGGTGCGCTGCTGACCGTCGCCGCGATCGTGACGATCTTCCCGTTCTACGCGATGGTCGTGCTCTCGCTGAAGCCGTCCGCGGCGGTCGAGTTCCCCGGCAGTCTGCTGCCGTGGCCGCTCACCGGCGAGGCGTACGACACCGTCATGAACGCCCAGGACGTACCGCGCTGGCTGTTCAACACCCTGATGTACTCGGTCGTCTCGGTCGTGGGTGTGCTGCTGCTGGCCTCGCTGGCCGGGTACGCGTTCGCCAAGAAGCGCTTCCCCGGCCGGGAGGCGATGTTCTGGTCGTTCCTGTCGATGGTGATGGTCCCGTACCACGTCACGATGATCCCGACCTTCGCGATGATCGCGAAGATGGGCGGCGTCGACACCTACTGGGGCCTGATCGTGCCGACCCTGGCCAACGCCCAGGCGGTGTTCCTGATGCGGCAGTTCATCCAGCGGCTGCCCGACGAGCTGTTCGAGGCGGCCCGGCTCGACGGGTGCAGCGAGTGGCAGATCTTCTACCGGATCGTGCTGCCGCTGCTGAAGCCGATCCTCGCCACGCTCGGGGTGTTCGTCTTCCTGTGGCACTGGAACGACTTCCTGTGGCCGCTGGTCATCGGCCAGTCCACCGACATGCGCACCCTCACCGTCGGTATCGCCTCGCTCCAGCAGCAGAACGTGCCGCTGAATGTGGTGCTCTCCGGCTCCGTCATCGCGTTCGTGCCCATCTTCGCCGCGTACCTGGTGGGCCAGCGCTACTTCACCGAGGGCGTCACCGCGTCCGGAATCAAGGGATAG